In Papaver somniferum cultivar HN1 chromosome 1, ASM357369v1, whole genome shotgun sequence, a genomic segment contains:
- the LOC113356565 gene encoding uncharacterized protein LOC113356565 — protein sequence MCMENDDEFGSCDHRNRDIVIPSEGGVFSPTPDRVNDHSPIQKDEFRIEHTILLDGVTYQCYNNDAYEECVNSEEIIVKSDDLETLHSIYKGHKPSGKVHIPRIVSTTFQKIPNFGLELRASPVLLDYFASRDFSLPVHVSRIVSVPIPSEPLESVILSTDYISFAKPSVLAEFERTKQAKLIHSVLVSKAKSVSTSVLNTNPDGNIKLARTKLLNHGRIPLSSLPIPVCDALETSSEYVSHNKFNILGANYVGESSNNQLRDINMVDEVAKRAKQHQLIALQNRINALKDNDVMSDSEDETKLGIRARNGSSPRLKSSSNTSNQVKLNKPQNPKVHCSAAFGNRLQFEGFSSHVNHNATANSIANIWQLNSQDDVTPWLVMGDFNCILRLDDNKGADSLGTKFTWTNRQSDTDRIISKLDRAVINAAWLAKFENWRCKALPRPKRAPFRIQKMWFLHADFLRMQDPLRFESAALRSDENPSDITNFNLMKDAMSKLSETRLQHSTMLKQKSRNQWLVEGSSNYTFFHNSIRIRRSANTISELVDEADITISYYDQELDYELSLFDYEHPSILEVESLAMDRTPSPEEIKQVVFDLGADSAPGPDGFSGCFYRHCWDIIQDDLIKAITFCWDTGHIPNGINSSLIIFLPKVRGANTLCNFRPIGPSNFFFKIFTKILATRLGSVLDNLVFEEQVAFMEGRNIHENISLASEMVNELHLKRKDGNIGLKLGISQAFDTVSWAFVLEVFRRYGFSEQWCSWIHDILNSARISILLNGCPEGYFKINRGLRQRDPLSPLIFVLIGDVLSRNITKLFCDKKMSHMVTRGGISPTHIFFADDIMIFCKGNLKSLHNLVELLGKYQRDSGQTIKSQLAGWKGFSLSFHDRIVLVKSVIASYSIHNMAIYKWPRKFILQCERAIRNFIWTGDSNVSCAVVVVYDKVCCPFEEGGLGLDRMSTKNDSLIMKLWWNIRTSKKKRAGFLRAKFFGRNGCIKVKGVKSSILPGIKKIYKLVESNTRVFLGDGRTTSLYYDAWYSDRCFADILNDQSLDRNVLVSDFWLADHWEFPEVHMDRMLQAGVIATQLPIPNGGDDSRVWMPDYTCFFSVSSAKDLIRQRYSTFAGASLIWKKEVHPNLDAQNWKFLRGACATFDVIKSRFKIQLANKCSLCGLEEETLTHVLFHCSFAGRAWNWINDTFGLIANENLVISVKAAKGRSTMVRDLWLITNLVIRSELWVVRNKAVFEHQKANWSLFLKRVLKIIQEYVVCLKGCMKNCAGDVIILDYFRVHHRKVKFSEPIECFWKPPEEDEVQICCDGATRGNPGVAGAGVVARDAICSVLGAISIGFGITINYLAELYGIIVGMKWAVRWGFRRICIRYYSSSVVEALKNSNLPWFARQRWRAVSNHYDTIRFIHTYREANFSADAMAKRGCLLRMEEGLHHDGRPDFLLSVEYPNQNLLLCMYE from the exons atgtgtatggagaatgatgatgaatTTGGTAGTTGTGACCATAGGAATAGAGACattgtcataccaagtgaaggTGGTGTATTTAGTCCAACTCCTGATCGTGTtaatgatcactcgcctattcaaaaggatgagtttaggATTGAGCACACCATTCTTTTAGATGGTGTGACATATCAGTGCTATAACAATGATGCTTATGAAGAATGTGTTAATTCCGAGGAAATCATAGTTAAGTCTGACGACTTAGAGACATTACACTCTATCTATAAG GGTCACAAACCCAGTGGAAAAGTTCATATACCTAGAATTGTTAGCACAACTTTTCAGAAGATTCCTAATTTTGGATTAGAATTGCGTGCTTCTCCAGTATTACTAGATTATTTTGCATCTCGTGACTTCTCTTTGCCTGTGCATGTCTCCCGGATCGTTTCAGTTCCCATCCCCAGTGAACCACTTGAGTCAGTAATTCTTTCAACTGATTATATATCCTTTGCAAAACCTAG TGTGTTAGCTGAGTTTGAAAGAACCAAACAAGCTAAACTTattcattcagttttagtttCCAAAGCAAAGTCGGTGAGTACTTCTGTTTTGAATACTAATCCAGATGGGAATATTAAATTGGCTAGAACTAAACTTCTTAATCATGGTAGGATACCTTTATCATCTTTGCCAATACCGGTGTGTGACGCTCTTGAGACTAGTTCTGAATATGTTTCTCACAACAAGTTTAACATCCTGGGTGCAAACTATGTGGGAGAATCTTCTAATAATCAGTTGCGTGATATTAATATGGTTGATGAAGTGGCTAAACGTGCTAAGCAACATCAGTTGATAGCTCTTCAAAACAGAATTAATGCTTTGAAAGATAATGATGTTATGTCTGATTCGGAAGATGAAACTAAATTGGGAATCCGTGCTAGGAATGGATCTTCACCAAGACTCAAGTCCTCCTCAAATACTTCTAATCAAGTAAAGCTAAATAAACCTCAAAATCCCAAG GTACACTGCTCGGCTGCTTTTGGCAACAGACTTCAATTTGAGGGTTTTTCTTCTCATGTTAATCATAATGCTACTGCTAATAGTATTGCTAATATTTGG CAACTTAATAGTCAAGATGATGTTACTCCATGGCTTGTTATGGGTGACTTCAACTGTATTCTTCGGCTTGACGATAATAAGGGAG CGGATTCTTTGGGTACTAAATTCACTTGGACTAATAGACAATCGGATACTGATAGAATTATTAGTAAGCTTGATCGTGCTGTTATTAATGCTGCTTGGCTTGCAaagtttgagaattggcggtgtaaagctcttcctag GCCTAAGAGAGCTCCTTTTCGTATTCAGAAAATGTGGTTTTTGCACGCTGATTTTCTTCGTATG CAAGATCCATTGAGGTTTGAATCTGCTGCTCTTCGTTCGGATGAAAATCCTAGTGATATTACTAATTTCAATCTTATGAAAGATGCTATGTCTAAGCTAAGTGAAACGCGTCTTCAGCATAGCACTATGCttaaacaaaaatctagaaatcaatgGCTTGTGGAGGGTTCAAGCAATTATACTTTCTTTCATAATAGCATTCGTATTCGAAGAAGTGCTAATACTATTTCTGAATTAGTTGATGAGGCCGACATTACTATTTCATATTATGACCAG GAGTTGGACTATGAACTTAGTTTATTCGATTATGAGCATCCTAGCATCTTGGAGGTGGAGAGTCTTGCCATGGACAGAACTCCTTCTCCGGAGGAGATAAAACaagttgtttttgatttgggagctgacagtgctccaggtccagatgggttTTCTGGTTGTTTCTATCGTCATTGCTGGGATATTATTCAGGATGATTTGATCAAGGCTATTACTTTTTGTTGGGATACTGGTCATATTCCAAATGGGATCAATTCTAGCCTCATCATTTTTCTTCCGAAGGTAAGAGGTGCGAACACTCTTTGTAATTTTCGTCCTATTGGTcctagtaattttttctttaaaatttttactaagattctTGCTACAAGGCTAGGTAGTGTTTTGGATAATCTGGTTTTTGAGGAACAGGTTGCGTTTATGGAAGGGCGTAATATCCATGAAAACATTAGTTTGGCTTCTGAAATGGTTAATGAACTTCACCTTAAGCGCAAAGATGGTAATATTGGCCTTAAGCTTGGTAtttctcaggcttttgatacagTGAGTTGGGCTTTTGTGTTGGAAGTTTTTCGTAGATATGGTTTCTCGGAACAGTGGTGCTCTTGGATTCATGATATCTTGAATTCAGCTAGAATCTCTATTCTTTTGAATGGTtgtccggagggttatttcaaaattaatagaggtttGCGTCAAAGGGATCCTCTTTCTCCTCTGATTTTTGTCTTGATTGGAGATGTTCTTAGCAGAAATATTACGAAGCTTTTTTGTGATAAAAAGATGTCTCACATGGTTACAAGAGGTGGTATCTCTCCTACTCatattttctttgctgatgacattatgattttttgtaaaggcaatTTAAAAAGTCTTCATAACCTTGTGGAATTGTTGGGAAAGTATCAAAGAGATTCTGGTCAAACA ATAAAATCTCAACTTGCTGGTTGGAAGGGTTTCTCCTTATCTTTTCATGATCGTATTGTGCTTGTTAAATCTGTCATTgctagttattctattcacaACATGGCTATTTACAAATGGCCTCGCAAATTTATTTTGCAATGTGAAAGGGCTATAAGGAATTTTATCTGGACGGGTGATTCTAATGTTAGCTGTGCAGTGGTAGTAGTTTATGACAAAGTTTGTTGTCCTTTTGAGGAGGGGGGCCTTGGCTTAGATCGTATGTCTACTAAGAATGATTCTCTTATCATGAAACTTTGGTGGAATATTCGTACTTCTAAGAAGAAACGGGCTGGTTTTCTTCGTGCCAAATTTTTTGGTAGGAATGGTTGTATCAAAGTCAAGGGGGTGAAGTCTTCTATTCTTCCGGGTATTAAGAAGATTTACAAGCTGGTGGAATCGAACACTAGAGTTTTCTTAGGTGATGGTCGTACTACTTCCTTGTATTATGATGCATGGTACTCGGATAGGTGTTTTGCTGACATCCTTAATGACCAAAGCCTTGATAGAAATGTGCTGGTAAGTGATTTTTGGTTAGCTGATCATTGGGAATTCCCTGAAGTGCATATGGATCGTATGTTACAAGCTGGTGTTATTGCAACTCAATTGCCTATTCCGAATGGTGGGGACGATTCAAGAGTTTGGATGCCTGATTATACATGCTTTTTTTCCGTCAGTTCAGCTAAAGATTTGATTCGTCAAAGATATAGCACCTTTGCTGGTGCATCTCTTATTTGGAAGAAAGAGGTACATCCAAATCTGGATGCTCAGAATTGGAAATTCCTTAGAGGCGCATGTGCTACTTTTGACGTTATTAAGTCCAGATTCAAAATTCAGCTTGCAAACAAGTGTAGTCTTTGTGGTTTGGAGGAAGAGACGCTTACTCATGTTCTTTTCCATTGCAGTTTCGCTGGCCGTGCATGGAATTGGATTAATGATACCTTTGGTTTAATTGCTAATGAAAATCTTGTGATTTCTGTCAAAGCAGCAAAAGGGAGAAGTACTATGGTGCGTGATCTTTGGCTGAttactaaccttgtcatcaggtCAGAACTGTGGGTTGTTCGTAACAAAGCTGTTTTCGAACATCAAAAGGCTAACTGGAGCTTGTTTTTGAAGAGAGTGCTTAAGATAATTCAGGAGTATGTTGTTTGTCTTAAAGGTTGCATGAAGAACTGTGCTGGGGATGTCATCATCCTTGATTACTTCCGTGTTCATCATAGAAAGGTTAAATTTAGCGAGCCAATTGAATGCTTTTGGAAACCTCCGGAAGAAGATGAAGTTCAAATTTGCTGTGATGGTGCAACGCGTGGGAACCCTGGTGTTGCGGGTGCTGGTGTTGTCGCAAGAGATGCAATCTGTTCAGTCCTTGGAGCTATTTCTATTGGTTTTGGGATTACAATAAACTACTTGGCTGAActatatggtattattgttggtatGAAGTGGGCTGTTAGGTGGGGTTTCAGACGCATTTGCATAAGATACTATTCATCTAGTGTTGTTGAAGCTTTGAAGAATTCtaatcttccttggtttgctagacaAAGGTGGAGGGCAGTTTCTAATCACTATGATACTATAAGGTTTATTCATACCTATAGAGAGGCGAATTTCTCGGCAGATGCTATGGCAAAAAGAGGTTGCCTTCTTCGTATGGAGGAGGGTCTACATCATGATGGAAGACCTGATTTTTTGCTTTCagttgaatatccaaat CAAAATTTGCTTCTCTGTATGTATGAATGA
- the LOC113356574 gene encoding uncharacterized protein LOC113356574 has protein sequence MERLVDVGVDITQLPIPTGGEDNIVWMPDFKGEFNVSSTKDLFRQIYPMLEGASLIWKKEVHPVLAAQNWKFLRRACATYDLIKERFKIQTGNKCCLCGSDEETLDHVLFNYSFAARAWNWIAGIFSLQPNVNLLVSFKAAKGRSQMVRDLWLIANLVIKPELWVLWNRGVFDHMKPNWNVFFK, from the coding sequence ATGGAACGGTTAGTAGATGTTGGTGTCGACATCACTCAACTCCCGATCCCAACTGGAGGTGAAGATAACATAGTTTGGATGCCAGACTTCAAAGGGGAGTTCAACGTAAGTTCAACAAAGGATCTGTTTCGTCAGATATACCCTATGTTGGAAGGAGCATCTCTAATTTGGAAGAAGGAAGTCCACCCAGTTTTGGCAGCTCAAAACTGGAAATTCTTACGTCGTGCTTGTGCTACTTATGACCTGATCAAAGAACGTTTCAAAATTCAGACGGGCAACAAGTGCTGCCTTTGTGGGAGTGATGAAGAAACTCTTGACCATGTGCTTTTCAACTATAGTTTTGCTGCACGGGCATGGAATTGGATTGCTGGAATTTTTAGTTTGCAACCTAATGTTAACCTTTTGGTTTCTTTTAAGGCAGCAAAAGGAAGGAGTCAGATGGTTCGTGACTTATGGCTAATTGCAAACTTGGTCATTAAACCAGAGCTGTGGGTGTTGTGGAATAGGGGTGTTTTTGATCACATGAAGCCTAACTGGAACGTGTTCTTCAAATGA